From Afipia carboxidovorans OM5, one genomic window encodes:
- a CDS encoding glycosyltransferase family 9 protein: MALSKPLRKLFRKLGKNRQKLDLTIEARRSRKLPRDKGSVVVVRLDGIGDFVLWLACARAIRVRYPQPDYRITLIASSVFSNFAASTGLFDDVIAVDTKRYIDDNTYSRSILKRVAALRAEVAINPGISRDRYGDRLVHVSGATTRIGVDGDPKAQTEKKQQQSDLWYTDLIRITPGIHEIEANAIVARTFDPAMPPRRPRLDKSLIARPDWLPDESYFVVFPGSASVKKKWPAERFAAILQRLQQRTGWIAVICGTNAEKRDAQAILDLTGRHRIVDACGRTDLPALAGVLRDAKLLLCNDTGAAHIAAAVDTPVVVPCGGYHYGRFLPYPTLATADTPVMFAVFEQMPCFNCSWKCIYPRADDEPLYCVSQIGIEAVWDAVSRALNITPQADAR, from the coding sequence ATGGCGTTGTCGAAGCCGCTTCGCAAACTCTTCCGCAAGCTCGGCAAGAACCGGCAGAAGCTCGATCTCACGATCGAGGCCCGGCGCAGCCGCAAGCTGCCGCGTGACAAGGGCTCCGTCGTCGTGGTGCGGCTCGATGGCATCGGGGATTTCGTGCTGTGGCTTGCCTGCGCCCGGGCGATCCGCGTGCGCTACCCGCAGCCGGACTATCGCATCACGCTCATCGCCTCGTCGGTGTTCAGCAACTTCGCGGCCTCGACCGGCCTGTTTGACGACGTGATCGCGGTCGATACCAAGCGTTACATCGACGACAACACCTACAGCCGGTCAATCCTGAAGCGCGTTGCGGCCTTGCGCGCCGAGGTCGCAATCAATCCGGGCATCTCGCGCGACCGTTACGGCGACCGGCTCGTCCATGTCAGCGGCGCGACGACGCGCATCGGCGTCGATGGCGACCCGAAGGCGCAGACCGAGAAGAAGCAGCAACAGTCCGATCTCTGGTACACCGACCTTATCCGGATCACGCCCGGCATTCACGAGATCGAGGCGAATGCGATTGTCGCGCGCACTTTCGATCCGGCGATGCCGCCCAGACGTCCGCGTCTCGACAAAAGCCTGATCGCGCGTCCGGACTGGCTGCCGGATGAATCCTATTTCGTGGTCTTCCCCGGCAGCGCGTCCGTGAAGAAGAAATGGCCGGCCGAGCGTTTCGCCGCCATTCTGCAACGGCTGCAGCAGCGCACCGGCTGGATCGCGGTGATCTGCGGCACCAATGCGGAGAAGCGTGACGCGCAGGCGATCCTCGACCTCACCGGCCGGCATCGCATCGTCGATGCCTGCGGCCGCACCGATCTTCCCGCGCTCGCGGGCGTGCTGCGCGACGCAAAGCTCCTGCTCTGCAACGACACCGGCGCGGCGCATATCGCGGCCGCCGTCGATACGCCCGTGGTGGTGCCGTGCGGCGGCTATCACTACGGCCGCTTCCTGCCCTACCCGACACTCGCAACCGCCGACACGCCGGTGATGTTCGCGGTGTTCGAGCAGATGCCGTGCTTCAACTGCAGCTGGAAATGCATCTATCCACGCGCCGACGACGAGCCGCTCTATTGCGTGAGTCAGATCGGCATCGAGGCTGTGTGGGATGCAGTCAGCCGCGCATTGAACATCACGCCGCAGGCGGACGCGCGCTGA